The genomic DNA CTGGATCGGCTGTCTCCAAGACTACAGGAACAGATTCATTACGCTATCGATCTGACCAGGAATAATAATGTGATGACCCTCAGCGTGGCTTTCGACTATGGGGGCCGGGCCGAAATCGTAGAGGCCGCGAAAAGGATAATGGGAGAAGGGCTGGCACCGGATATGATTGATGAGGATATCTTTGGCAGGTATCTATACAGTGCAGGCTTGCCTGACCCTGACCTCATTATTCGCACCGCTGGTGAGACAAGGCTGAGCAACTTCCTTCTCTGGCAATCAGCCTATAGTGAGTTCTATTCTACTCCTGTCTTCTGGCCAGACTTTAATGAGGAAGAAATCAGAAAGGCACTTATTGCCTATAGTAAAAGGGATCGAAACTTCGGAGGCTAACGCAGCAAAAGGTGGCTCCGCCGGGTGCAAATGAAACAAAGGATTATCACCGCCCTGTGGGGCATACCTCTCCTGCTGGCCTTCATCTATTTTGATACTCATTGGTTCCCTCTGATAATCTTCCTGATCGCTGCCTTTGCCATAGCCGGTGCTGTAGAGTTCTACCGTCTGGCAGCTCTTTCAGAAGGGCAACCCTTCACCATCTTCGGAATAGTATGGGTCATGCTCTTTGTCGCGAGTGCTCACTTCGAAAGACTCGATTTTACTTCATCGCTGCTGGCTTCGGCAGTGGCTTTGCCTCTGATCTTCAGTTTCGGTTTCCGCAGAGAGAAGCCTTTCCTTAGCTGGGGATGGACCTTAGCCGGCATCCTCTACATGGGATGGATGCTGAGCCGTTATGTGGCCTTGAGGGAACTGGCTCATGGAAGAGAGTTGGTGATTTTCGCCATATTCTCCACCTTTGCCTGCGATACAGCGGCCTTCTTTGTCGGCAGAGCCTGGGGCAGGCACCATATGACTCCAACCATAAGTCCTAAGAAAACCTGGGAAGGAGCAGTCGCCGGTTTTATTGCCGCTCCAGCGGCAGCCCTGGTTCTTCATATTATTCTTAATTTAGGTGGCTGGGAACTGCCCCTCAGCTACGCCCAAACCACAATCCTGGGCTGCCTTATCGGCCTGTTCGCTCAGCTAGGCGACCTTTTGGAGTCATTGCTCAAGCGGAAGGCAGGAGTAAAGGACTCCGGTAGTCTGATACCTGGCCATGGAGGCATCCTCGACCGCATAGATAGCCTTGTCTTCACAGGGGTAATCGTATACTATTACGTTATATGGGTGGTGG from Chloroflexota bacterium includes the following:
- the uppS gene encoding polyprenyl diphosphate synthase is translated as MISPIPVHVAIIMDGNVRWAEKHHLSRLEGHRAGTENIRRVIETLVKYQVKCLTLYAFSTENWRRPKAEVRELMQILGRVIKRETKEMHEKGIKLHHLGRLDRLSPRLQEQIHYAIDLTRNNNVMTLSVAFDYGGRAEIVEAAKRIMGEGLAPDMIDEDIFGRYLYSAGLPDPDLIIRTAGETRLSNFLLWQSAYSEFYSTPVFWPDFNEEEIRKALIAYSKRDRNFGG
- a CDS encoding CDP-archaeol synthase; this translates as MKQRIITALWGIPLLLAFIYFDTHWFPLIIFLIAAFAIAGAVEFYRLAALSEGQPFTIFGIVWVMLFVASAHFERLDFTSSLLASAVALPLIFSFGFRREKPFLSWGWTLAGILYMGWMLSRYVALRELAHGRELVIFAIFSTFACDTAAFFVGRAWGRHHMTPTISPKKTWEGAVAGFIAAPAAALVLHIILNLGGWELPLSYAQTTILGCLIGLFAQLGDLLESLLKRKAGVKDSGSLIPGHGGILDRIDSLVFTGVIVYYYVIWVVV